The Arachis ipaensis cultivar K30076 chromosome B07, Araip1.1, whole genome shotgun sequence genome includes a window with the following:
- the LOC107607748 gene encoding pentatricopeptide repeat-containing protein At1g79540-like, protein MTGSVLRTLIITPFYSVFRSHLLGPQDSAAAATIITTILLCCCGNESISTMLPDCSQGSSLADHSTTLPLTQTPSSSREISLIVTGDSPSVSAYGSRSSSRASWTSIPVTRALIRTYSYMGLAEEAIQCFDRMSEFDCEPDAHAYNTILKVVLKKDLFVLAFSLYNVMLRSNSLPDDHTYTLLIGGFCKIGNFNAALEMLDDMSKRGVLPDVKTYTAIIYGLCQWMKVDEAFRLFNTMKENGCLPTLRCYNVLIDGFCKNGRTDEALSLLSLLRKDGFALNLQSYRSLINSFIHAKRYSEAYVWYTKMFKRGIVPDVTLYAIMIRGLSEEGRVGEAAKMLDEMIGMGLVPDAYCYNALIKGFCDIGRLDQARSLQLEEWNGWRGTGDI, encoded by the exons atgaccggttcggttctcAGAACCTTGATTATTACTCCTTTTTACTCTGTTTTTAGGTCTCACCTGTTGGGGCCACAAGATAGCGCCGCCGCTGCCACCATCATCACCACGATCCTTCTATGCTGTTGTGGAAACGAGTCCATTTCCACAATGCTTCCGGACTGCTCCCAAGGTTCCTCCCTCGCCGATCACAGCACCACTCTTCCGCTGACGCAGACGCCGTCGTCGTCACGCGAGATCTCCCTAATCGTAACCGGCGACTCCCCCTCCGTTTCTGCGTATGGGTCGCGCTCAAGTTCGAGAGCCTCGTGGACCAGCATTCCCGTAACGAG AGCCCTCATAAGGACCTATTCCTATATGGGTCTTGCTGAAGAAGCCATTCAGTGTTTTGATAGAATGTCTGAGTTCGATTGTGAGCCTGATGCTCACGCCTATAACACTATCTTGAAGGTTGTGCTCAAGAAAGACTTGTTTGTGTTGGCTTTTTCGCTCTATAATGTTATGCTTAGGTCTAATTCTTTGCCAGATGACCACACTTACACTCTCTTGATTGGTGGATTCTGTAAGATTGGAAACTTCAATGCTGCCCTCGAGATGCTCGATGATATGAGCAAGAGGGGTGTGCTGCCTGATGTTAAGACGTATACGGCTATTATTTATGGCCTCTGTCAGTGGATGAAGGTTGATGAGGCGTTTAGGTTGTTTAACACTATGAAAGAAAATGGGTGCTTGCCTACTTTGCGCTGTTATAATGTCTTGATTGATGGGTTTTGCAAGAACGGGAGGACAGATGAAGCGCTTTCTTTGCTGTCTTTGTTGAGGAAAGATGGTTTTGCTCTTAATCTGCAGAGTTACCGTTCTTTGATAAATAGCTTCATTCACGCCAAGAGATATAGTGAGGCATATGTATGGTACACCAAGATGTTTAAGAGGGGAATTGTGCCGGATGTTACTTTATATGCTATCATGATACGTGGTTTGTCCGAAGAGGGTAGGGTTGGTGAAGCTGCAAAGATGTTAGATGAGATGATTGGGATGGGTTTAGTACCAGACGCCTATTGTTACAATGCATTAATCAAAGGTTTTTGTGACATAGGTCGTTTGGACCAAGCTAGATCTCTTCAGCTTGAG GAATGGAATGGTTGGAGAGGCACGGGAGATATTTAA
- the LOC107605964 gene encoding vacuolar protein sorting-associated protein 45 homolog translates to MVLTSSARDYVNRMLQDISGMKVLILDSQTVSIVSVVYSQSELLQKEVFLVELVDSITKSKELMSHLKAVYFLRPTTENIQHLRRQLAAPRFGEYHLFFSNILKDTQIHILADSDEHEAVQQVQEFYADFVAVDPYHFTLHIPSSYIYMLPAVVDPSTLQRFCDRVVDGVAAVFLALKRRPVIRYQRTSDIAKRIAHEANKLMYQEESGLFDFRRTEVSPLLLVLDRRDDPVTPLLNQWTYQAMVHELIGIQDNKVDLKSIDKFSKDQEEVVLSSEQDSFFKANMYENFGDIGMNIKRLVDEFQQVSKSNQNIQTIEDMAKFVDNYPEYRKMHGNVSKHVTLVTEMSKIVQQRKLMTVSQTEQELACNGGQGVAFEAVTNLLNDDSISDVDRLRLVMLYALRYEKDSPVQLMQLFNKLASRSAKYKSGLVQFLLKQAGVDKRTGDLFGNRDLMNIARNMARGLKGVENVYTQHQPLLFQTMESIVKGRLRDVDYPFVGNHFQQGRPQEVIIFIVGGTTYEESRCVALQNASNPGIRFILGGSSVLNSKRFIRDLEEAQRVARLNTSIV, encoded by the exons ATGGTGCTCACGTCCTCTGCACGTGACTACGTCAACCGCATGCTGCAGGACATCTCCGGCATGAAGGTCCTAATCCTCGATTCCCAAACG GTGAGTATTGTGAGCGTTGTGTATTCACAGTCAGAGCTTCTTCAGAAGGAAGTGTTCTTGGTGGAGTTGGTGGATTCCATAACCAAGTCGAAGGAGCTTATGTCGCATCTCAAGGCTGTTTACTTCCTTCGCCCTACGACGGAGAACATCCAGCATTTGCGCCGCCAGCTCGCCGCTCCTAGATTTGGGGAGTATCACCTAT ttttctccaacatattgAAGGACACTCAGATTCACATACTTGCTGATTCAGATGAACATGAAGCTGTCCAGCAAGTTCAG GAGTTCTACGCAGACTTTGTTGCAGTTGATCCTTATCATTTCACTTTGCACATCCCTTCAAGTTATATTTATATGCTCCCGGCTGTGGTGGATCCTTCAACACTGCAACGCTTCTGTGATCGGGTTGTTGATGGTGTAGCAGCTGTCTTTTTGGCATTAAAACGGAGACCAGTTATTAGATATCAAAGGACGTCTGACATTGCCAAAAGAATAGCACATGAAGCAAAT AAACTGATGTACCAAGAAGAAAGTGGTCTTTTCGATTTTAGGCGAACAGAAGTTTCACCACTGTTGTTAGTGCTTGACAGGAGAGATGATCCTGTAACCCCATTGCTCAATCAATGGACCTATCAG GCTATGGTTCATGAATTGATAGGAATCCAAGACAACAAGGTGGACTTGAAATccattgataaattttcaaaggATCAGGAG GAGGTTGTGTTGTCGTCGGAACAAGATTCATTTTTCAAAGCCAACATGTATGAGAATTTTGGAGATATAGGTATGAATATCAAGCGGCTGGTTGATGAATTTCAGCAAGTGTCAAAGAGCAACCAGAACATCCAAACGATAG AGGACATGGCCAAATTTGTTGACAATTATCCTGAGTACAGAAAAATGCATGGGAATGTGTCAAAGCATGTGACTTTGGTAACAGAAATGAGCAAGATAGTACAACAGCGAAAACTTATGACAGTTTCACAAACAGAACAGGAACTGGCTTGCAATGGAGGACAAGGGGTTGCGTTTGAG GCAGTGACAAATCTACTAAATGATGATAGCATATCAGATGTGGACCGGCTGCGTTTAGTCATGCTATATGCTTTGCGATATGAGAAGGATAGCCCTGTTCAGTTAATGCAGCTTTTCAACAAACTGGCTTCCCGATCTGCCAAGTATAAATCTGGG CTCGTCCAGTTTCTTTTAAAGCAAGCAGGTGTTGACAAGAGAACTGGTGATCTTTTTGGAAATCGAGATCTAATGAATATTGCCCGTAATATGGCCCGTGGGTTGAAG GGTGTTGAGAATGTGTATACCCAGCACCAACCCCTTCTTTTCCAAACCATGGAAAGCATCGTCAAAGGACGGCTGAGAGATGTGGACTACCCATTTGTTGGAAATCACTTTCAACAAGGAAG GCCACAGGAAGTAATCATCTTCATTGTTGGTGGGACAACTTATGAGGAGTCAAGGTGTGTTGCTCTACAAAATGCCAGCAATCCTGGAATTCGGTTTATACTTGGTGGCTCTTCTGTTCTCAATTCTAAGAG GTTTATTAGGGACCTGGAAGAAGCTCAAAGGGTAGCTCGTTTGAACACCAGCATTGTTTGA